Within the Paenibacillus sp. AN1007 genome, the region GGAAGTGAAGCGATTTATCGCAGAGCCATTGCAGCACTTGCGATAGAAGTTCTGGATGAGTCGGACCTTTTTGGCAGACAGCCTGATCAAAGCAGCTCCATTGTTAACCAGAAGCTTCTCAGCATGATTGGTCACGGTGATGTGCTTACGATTGAGAATGCCTTATGGCAGCCGGATATTGAATGGCTCGAGAAGATACCTGAACGGCAGTATATGAAGCTGCTCATCCAGTTATCAGCAGCGGTCGTTCGCATTCGTAAAGGTTTTAGTATAGGACGCTCCTTGTCAGGACCAAGAATGAATGCAGCTGCTGGTCAATCGGCGGAGCAGGTTGAACCGCGAGTACCTGGTTTTATGGCTTCCCGTTTGTGCAGCGTATTATCCTCGCAGCTTGAAGTGTCGTTCTCCGAGGAGGAGCAGGCTTATTTTCATCAATTACTGGTGGACACGGAGCAGCTGCTTCATTCTTCGCGTCTGCTGCCGATTGATGATCTGATTTTGATGGACAGAGTGCATTCACTTATAGATCAGATGCAGGAAAGAACAGATTATGCCTTCCAAGAGGATCGCTTACTTCGAGAAGGATTGATTGCACATATGGTGCCTGTGATGGAAAGGCTTGAGGGACATCAGGTCATTCGTAATCCGCTGCTGCAGCAGATTCGCAAAGATTATGACCTTCTTTTCGAACAAGTCAAAAAGTCAGTGCTGCAGGCCTGGCCCGGAGCAGATGTTCCGGATGAAGAGATCGGTTTTCTCGTCATGCATTTTGGGGCATCGATCGAACGGCTGCGTGCTTTAAAGCAGGAAATCCGGGCGATTATCGTGTGCAGCAGCGGCATTGGTTCCTCGCGCATGCTGTCCAGCCGGCTGTCCAAAGAGTTTCCCGAAATCCGGATTATAGACAGCGTCTCTTGGTACGAAGCTGCTCGAATGCCAGCCGAAGAATACGATCTTGTTCTATCCACCGTCGATTTGCCAATGGAGGAAGAGCAGTATTATAAGGTCAGTCCGCTTCTGACTGCAGAAGAGAGTGAACGGCTCCGGCATTTTATTAAGACAAGAACATTACGGCGACAGCATCACAAAGCGCATGCTGGCAGGAGGAACGAGACAGCGGAGCGTTATTCGGACTCTGACGGCATGGAAGCGACACTGCTTGAAATCGTGCGTATTATTGGTCAATTTCAGGTGTATGCACTGGACAATGCTCATCTTGATTTTGCCCAAAGTGTGCTTGCCATGTGTACGTCTGCTCATCGATCGGGTGTATTGAAAGACCCAGGAGAGGTTGCCAAGCTGCTTGAGGTGCGTGAGGCGATGGGAAGTCAGAAGATCCCCGGTACTCGGCTGGCCCTGTTTCATACACGGAGTGAGAGCATCTACAGGCCATCCATCCATCTGTTCCAGCTGGAGGAACCGCTGCTTCGGACCATGGATGATCCGGAGGGAGTGAGCGAAGTACTGCTGATGCTTGGTCCAAAGGCATTGTCGAAGGAAAGTCTGGAGGTTCTCAGCGAGATTAGCGCACTGCTGCTGCAGGAAGAGATGGTTTCGCTGCTGGGCAGGGGAAACAGGGATGATATCATTCACTACCTGTCTCGGGAACTGGTTGGATTTTATCGCAGTAAAAATGAAATGGGAGGGCAATAAGATGAGTATGTTAACAACAGACAAAGTCATCATGAACGCGACGGCTCAGGATAAATACGAGGCAATTCGCATGGCAGGACAGATGTTGAAGGATGCTGGACATATTACGGCAGAGTATATTGACAAAATGCTGGAGCGTGAAGAGATTGTATCCACTTATGTTGGTAACGGACTCGCCATTCCTCACGGTACGAAAGAGTCCAAAGCTTTCATTCTCTCTACCGGAATATCGGTGATTCAGTTCCCGCAGGGGGTTGATTTTGGAGAGGAAAAAGCATATATGGTGATCGGTATCGCAGCTCAAGGCGGAGAACACATGGAGATCCTGACGAGTATTGCGGTGATCTGTGCCGAAGAAGAAAATATGGAAGCGCTGCGTCATGCAAAAACAGCATCAGAAGTCATTACGATTCTGGAAAGTGAAATGGAGTTATGAAGGCTCTACACTTTGGTGCAGGCAATATTGGACGTGGATTTATCGGCTTGATTTTGTCCCGTGCCGGATATGCGGTGACGTTCTCGGATGTGAATCAGGAACTGGTGAATGCTCTTCAGCAGCGTGGTGAGTATACTGTCGAGCTTGCTAACGAGAATAAGGATCAGGAGATGGTATCCGGAGTAAAGGCAATTGATGGACGTGAACTCCAGACCGTCGCTGAGACAGTGGTTGAAGCTGATCTGATTACAACCGCAGTGGGAGTAACTGTGCTGAAGCGCATTGCTCCAGGCATTGCCGAAGGTCTGGAGCAAAGAAGACGTGCAGGTCCTGTGCAAAAGCCGCTGCATATCATCGCTTGTGAAAATGCGATCGGTGGAAGCGCGCAGCTGAAAGATCATGTATATGCTTTGCTGGATGAGCAGGCACGGGCGTTTGCCGATCAATATGTTTATTTTCCGAATTCAGCCGTTGACCGGATTGTGCCGATTCAGAATCATGAGGACCCGCTGCATGTTCAAGTAGAGCCTTTTTATGAGTGGGTAGTGGATCGCTCCCAGATGGCGCCTGCTTTTAAACCTATAGATGGTATTATCTATGTGGAGGATCTGGAACCCTACATTGAGCGTAAACTGTTTACCGTAAATACGGGTCACTGCGCTGCGGCATACATCGGTTATGTGAACGGATATGATACGATACAAAAGGCCATTACCGATGAAAACGTGAAATCGGTTGTCTACGGGATACTGCAGGAAACAGGCCGCGTGCTGGTGAAACGATTTGGCTTCAACCCCGAAGAACATGAGCAGTATATTGTGAAAATATTGGGGCGGTTCGTTAATCCTTATCTGACCGATGAGGTAACTCGTGTAGGACGCTCGCCGATCCGCAAGCTGTCTCCGAACGACCGGCTTGTCCGCCCGGCACTTCTGGCGCATGCGGAAGGCATGGAGGTGACTTATCTGGCTAAGGCCATGGCGGCAGCGTGCAGATTCAATGCGGCTGATGATCATGAGGCTGTCGAGCTGCAGAGCATGATTCGGGAAAAAGGTGTCACGGCTGCGCTGCAGCACTACACCTCCCTGGATGAGGGACATCCGGTGTTGGTGGAAGCGGTAAAGCAGTACCATCAGATGTAATTCCAGCGTCACAGATTGTGATATTACAGATTATGGATCCGTAAGGGGATACAGGTTTAAAATGCGCAGCAGTCAGATCTTAATTATCTGTTTATATAGAATTATAGATATACGGATTTAATCATGGATCAATGAATATATGATGAAAAAGAGCGAATGATTGCGGCAGCTGTATTAAAACGAATGGCTTTCAACAGAGCGGTTTGTCACCACAGTTAGGTCTGTTCGCGAACGAAGCTGTCCAAACAACGCTGGCAGATGCATGATTTACGACGCTGTTCAGCTGGAATACGCTCAAACACACCTTCTGGGAATGAAGCATGATTGCACCAGCATTCCGAATGCGGCTTACCAGCGGCGTAGGCGCAGCCGTTGCGATCCCCGCAGAGTGGGCAGACAAGTACATGGACTGGTTTACTTTGATGGCTGCCTTGTTGGTTATATACGCTCGTTTGCTTAGGCATGGTCTGTTCCCCTCCTTCATATGTTCAATCTGGACGACGATAATCAGATGTGTTCAGTATACCAGACATAAGCATCAAACCAATACTGTTATAGACGTATGCGCGAATGCAGCCAGGTTTTTAGATATACCACCGTATCAAGACTTCATCGTAAAAGCAGCTAATCATATGCTCGATCTCATCTTATAGAATCAGCCTAAATGATACATCCATTTAGGCTGATTCGTGTTATTTCATTCTTCCGGTGGCAGTTCAATCTGCAGACCTTCGACATGTTTGCGTCCCATCAGTTTTCGCTTTTTACGGTTTTCCTTACTTTCGAATACGATGTCCAGATCATATTGTTCTGGATACAGCATATCAGCGGAGATGTGCAGCCTCAGGCGTTTCTTGTGAATCTTGACTTTGCGCCCCCGAATCATAACCCCGATCTGACCTCGGTTGTCCTCTTCATCACTTACAATGCCGGCTTGATCCAGATAGGCTGCATAAACACGATCCCCTTTACGAAATGCCCGAACTGGGACTGGTGCCGTGTTCGCGTCGGAAGACGTATCTTCCGTAGGAGTGCTGTGTCCTTTAGAAGCATCGGTAACTCCCTCAGGCACAGCACATTCCTTTGGAGCTTTAAGCTTATTAGAATTATCCTGCTGTATACTGGCGGGGTTAGGATTGGTTATTTCGTCGTTATTCTGTGACTGTACCTCTTTCTGTTCGGTTTGCAGGCGATTTTTGCTCCAACGTTGATCTGCTGCAGCCTTCGAACGATCGATGATATGCTTGGGCATGCCGAGCTTCAGTGCGATGGAATAAGCGTAGCTCTCCCCGGCTTCCCCGATTCGAAGGCGATACAGGGGCTGCAGGGAGACGGTATCAAACTCCATACGTGCATTTTCAAAACCTGGTGTGGCTGCCGCAAAATGCTTGATTTCTCCGAAATGCGTTGTAGCTGCAACCGTGGCTCCGCGGCTGTGAAGTTCCTCCAGCATGGCGATCGAGAGCCCAACGCCTTCTCCAGGATCTGTGCCTGATGCCATCTCGTCAATCAGGACAAGCGTAGAAGAATTTGCCTGTTCCAGTATTGCAATCATATTCCGAATATGTGCGGAGAATGTGCTGAGAGCCTGTTCAAGACTTTGACCATCCCCAATATCCACGGCGATTTGCTCATACACAGCCATTTCACCGCCTTCGTCTACAGGAACCAGCAGTCCGGATTGCATCATTAGCGTGAGCAGCCCCAGTGTCTTGAGAGCAGCGGTTTTGCCGCCTGTGTTCGGACCCGTAATGATAAGTGATGAATAAGAGTATCCAATGGAAAAATCAAGTGGAACCATCGACGCCCCCATCAGGGGGTGTTTCGCTCGCCGCAGGTTAACCCTGCCGCTGCTGTTAACACGTACGGATCGCCCGTCTATGGCCGCTGCATACTTGGCTTTTGCAAATAGAAAATCCAATATGCCGACGGTTTCCGTATTAAGTGAAATCTCGCGGCTGTAAGATTCAGTCAGAGAAGTCAGGTCACCAAGGATTTTCATCTCTTCTCTCGATTCCTCAGCTTGCAATAGAGTCAGTTCCATCTGCAGACCTGCCAGCTCGGCGGGTTCAATATATACGGTTTGGCCGCTGCCCGATTCATCGAGTACACTGCCTTTGACATGTTTGCGGAATTCTTTTTTGATGGGCAGTACGGTCCTTCCATTACGCTGGCTGACGACCTGCTCCTGCATAATCGAACGGTGTCTGCTAATTAAAGCATCCAGTCTGCGCTTCATCCGTTCCTCATTCACACTTATTTTTTTACGGATTCGGACGAGTTCTTTGCTGGCTTGATCCTGTATGCGTCCGCTGTGGATACAGCGTTCGATCTCGCCTCGCAGGGTGTCGATGAGCATCATGGAAGATGAATATCGACTGACAACCGGAGCGATGCCGGATTTGCTCTCCATATACTTCATGAGCTGCGCACAACTGCGGATAAATTGGGCGAGATGACTGAAGTCACGTTCACTGAACAGATATCCGGTACCGAGCAGATCGATGATATTTTCCATGCCCTCCAGTGAAGGGATCGGCACACTTGCCCCAAAACGGACAAGAGCCGCCGCTTCTGCGGTTTCGTCCAATCGCATCTGAATCAGATGAGCATCGTTCATCGGTTTGAGTTCCCCTGCGTAACGTTTGCCCAGATAGGAAAGGGCATAGTCTGCAATGTTTTTTTGAATATGATGGAAGCCAAGAGTGGTTAAGGTTTGTTCGTTTGAACTCTTGATATCTGTCGCCATGTTATGGTTGTTGTTCACGTCTAAATCTCTCCTTCATGTAAAATGTTTTTTTGCTTTATTGAAAAATATTCCTCATTGAAAACACAAAAAGGGCGGAGAATGAACAAACGTCATTCTCCGCCCTGTACGTATGGGAAAGCAGAGTCCATATAGGGTCTATACCAAAAAAATCCGCGCTGAACACAGCGCGGAAATAGACCCGGACATAGGCAATCCCGGAGGCGATGTTTGATTCCGCTGTTCTTAACTAAGTACAGGGATCTGGCGCATCATGAAATACACATATGCCATATGGGCACAAGCGTCATGAAAGGCCATACTCCTGAATATGAAACTTGATTAGTTAAGAACGCTCACCGACATCAAAATCTCTCCTTCGACCTGAGGAATTATAGTAGTAATATAAACTGGAAATCACTTCAAGTCAATGGTTCAGAATAAAGATGTAGACTTGATTAAGAATGGGTTTTAAAATAACAATAGTAATTTAATCCAATGAAAGCGATTTTATTAGAAAAGGGAGATGCTCTGCTTGCCTAAATATTTACTGCGTCTGCTCTGCTTTACGATGATTCTTGGGGCCCTGCCGGTCATTGTGATTGGTTCCGTTTCCTATACGATTGCTTCGCGTGATATCGAACAGAAGGTGCGGGAGAGCAATCTTCAAATATTACATCAGACCCAGATGCGAGTGGAACAGGTATTACGAAGCTTACAGCTGTCCGCGATCCAGTACGTCAATTCACCCTTGGTGCTGCGGTCAATGAAGCAGCCGCTTGACAGCAGCGAATTTCAGGAAATTCGTGATCTGACATCTGGGTTCAACAACCTGCAGGCCGTGACAAGCATCGATCAGGCTTACCTCGTGAATCTTGATGAGGACTGGGTCGTATCCATGCGTTCATTTGGCAGGCTGAATGACTTCAGCATTCGAGACCGGATCGGAACTTATCTTACATACACCAACAGTTTGTTCTGGGTGACTCAAAATAAAAGTTCATCCAAAGAGAGTGTACCTGTATCGGCAGGCATGGGAGAGGCTTTAACAGAACAGGCGCCAGCCATGATCTCTTCTGATAATGTAGTCAGCATGGTTTTTAAAATTCCAATGGTTCCGACAAACGTTAAACCCAAGGGGTTTCTTGTCATCGATATTGCAGATGCCGAGCTGAGCAGCTTTTTGAGTCGAAATCCGAATTCAGGTGATCTGTATGTTCTGGACAAGGATCAAAGATATTTTTTAAATGACACGAATTATGGAAATAAATACGACCTGCTGAACAAAGATATTCAGGAGACGGTTCGGACGACAGGGGAAGCACAAGGTTTTTTCAGTGCAGAAGTGGAGGACAAACCCGTAGCCGTCAGCTATAGGCAGTCGCCGCTAAATGGCTGGTTATATGTATCGGTTGTATCCCTTGGCCAGATCACAGCCCAGTCGCAAAAAATTGCCGTGGTCACCGGGGTGGCCACGTTGATTATGTTATGTGTCACAGGGCTTGTAGCGATATACGGCAGCCGGCGCATGTATTCACCGATCTCAAGACTGCTGCAGTTTACGAAAGCGCTGGATTCACCGCTTCCTCCATCAGGACGCCGTCAGGATGAGTTCATCTATATCGAAGAACGATTATCGACACTGTTTAGTTCAGAAAAAACGATGCGTGAGCAGATGAAAGGGCAGCATGTCCACCTTCAGGAGTTTTTTATGACCAAGCTGCTGACAGGCAGGATATCGGAAGAGGACTTCAGATACCAGAGCGACGTGTACGATTTTCCGACGGGTTGGTCCCATCTGGGTGTACTGATGCTGCAGATCGATACACTTGAAGGCACGAGGTATGAGGAACAGGACCGGGATTTGCTGCTGTTTGCGGTCAACAACATGGTCGGTGAGCTGCTGCCTTCTGCAATCCGGTTTACACCTGTCATGCTGGATGATGCGCAGGTTACTGTACTTGCTTCTGAACTGGACGATGAAGTGCAGCTGAAGGAGTGGATGCATACACAGGCGGATTGGATTCGTGAACGAATCGTAACATATCTGAACCTGCCGGTAAGCATAGGCATTAGCCGGGCATACTCCCGCATTGGAGATACGCCTAGAGCGTATCAGGAGAGCAGGCAGGCTCTGCAGGGAAGAGTCAGCCTGGGCAGCCGTATCATTTTACACTACGAGGATATCCAGCCAAGAGGTCAGATGGAAGCTGCGCTGTATACGCAGCTGCGAATGATCGAAGATCAATTAGCCTCTGCACTCAAACAGGGGGACGAAGAGAAAACAGATACCTATTTCACACAATATTTAGGGCTGCTTGCGGACAAGAAACTTCATTTCAGTGAGTATCCGGTCATCATGGTACAGCTGTTGTCACGAGTATATCAATTGGTTCAGGAGCAGGGCGGGGATGTGGCGGAAGTGCTGGGAGAGAAGGCTTCCATGGCCTATCTGCTCAAGCTGTCTACTTTAGACGAGATGACGAACTGGTTCCGCAAGCGATTATTTCGGCCTGTGATTCGTTTTTGGAAAGAGCAGGAGGAGTCACAGTACATGAATATCGCCCGCCGGATGATTCGACTGATTGAAGAGCGGTATGACCGGGACCTGTCACTGGAGGCCTGTGCGGAAGAACTGAACTTCCATCCCGTCTATTTGAGCCGGGTATTCAAGAAGGAAGCAGGCGTTAATTTTACCGAATATCTTGCCGAGTACCGGATGGAAAAAGCCAAAACATGGCTGCAGACAACCGATCTGAAAATAGCGGAAATCGCCGAAAAATTAAATTATACGAACCCCACGGCATTTATCCGTACATTCCGCAAAATAACAGGAACAACTCCCGGCAAGTACCGGGAGCAGCAGCGATAGAGCAAAAAACCACATGGCCTGCTCTGCCCACCACGGCAGGCAGGCTTTTTGGCATTCGGCTTGAGGGTGTTCCAGACGAAGCGTCTGTTCAAAAGGCTGAGTTAAACCGGGAACATCCAGGTTAAAAGCGGTCCATTATGTGTAATATCCTGCACTCAGAAAACGCTGAAACCCTTGATAGCCAAAGGAAAACAAGAAGCTAAAACGAGATGATAGCCAGTGATTGCATTTATCCGCCACAATGGAGACATGAATTCAGGAAGTGATCTTTTGTAATCGTTTCCAACGTGGGGAGGAAGACACTATGAAAGCCGAAACGGCGGCTCGGACACGTCCCGCTGCCCGCAGTGACAAAAACCTGCTGTGGAGGGACATCATCAAAAATCGGTGGCTGTATATTATGCTGCTTCCGGGAGTGCTTTACTTTGTTATTTTTAAATACATACCGATGTATGGCATCACGATGGCTTTCCAGGATTATACGCCGTACAAAGGCATTCTGGGGAGCGATTGGGTAGGATTCAAACACTTCCAGCGTTTCTTTGGAGAACCGCAGTTCTGGACATTGTTCCGAAATACGTTTTTGCTTGCGATCTACAATCTGGTTTTCTTTTTTCCACTGCCAATCGTACTTGCCTTGATGATGAATGAGGTCCGGCGGGAGCGATTCAAACGATTCGTACAGACATTGGTTTACGTGCCGCACTTTGTTTCCTGGGTTGTTGTAGTCGGTGTGTTCTACATGCTGTTTACGACCGAAGGCGGCGCAATCAACGAACTGCTCTATAATCTGACGGGACAAAAAATTGCTTTCCTGCTTGAACCGGGATGGTTCCGCACGATGATTGTAGGACAATCCATCTGGAAAGAGGTAGGGTGGGGTACGATTATCTTCCTGGCTGCACTCTCTGGCGTAGATACACAGCTCTATGAAGCTGCCCGCATTGACGGGGCTAACCGCTGGCGCCAGACCTGGCACATTACGCTGCCGGCCATTCGCAGTACCATCATTATCCTGCTCATTTTGCGTCTGGGTCACTTCCTGGACACAGGCTTTGAACAGATCTTTCTGATGCTGACACCTACCAATCGTGATGTCGGCGAGGTGTTTGATACCTACGTGTACACGAAGGGTCTTACTCAGGCACAGTACAGCTATAGTGCTGCTGTCGGATTGTTTAAGTCGGTTGTCGGTCTTGCGTTGGTGCTTGGTGCCAATACGCTGGCCAAAAAATTCGGGGAGGAAGGCGTCTATTAACGCAGCTTAGGCAGACGCTCTTCATCAGACAGGAGTGAACATTAGATGCAGCAGGACAAAACATGGGGCAACCGAATCTTTGATTTTATGAATCATGGTTTCCTGTTATTGATTGGAATCGTAACTGTAATTCCTTTTATTTATATTTTGGCTGTTTCGTTTACCAGCCCGCATGAGGTGGCTAAAGGCGGATTTATTCTTTTTCCAAAAGAGTTCTCCTTGGCCGCTTATCGTTACATTTTTTCCACGGATACATTGATACGCAGTCTCGGTGTGTCGATCTATATTACGGTTGTTGGCACACTGATTAACCTGCTTGTTACGTCACTTATGGCTTACCCGTTGTCCAGAAAATATCTGCGCGGACGTCAGCCGATCCTGCTGGGAGTGCTGTTCACAATGCTGTTCAGCGGCGGTATGATCCCAACGTATTTTGTCGTAAAATCCCTGCATCTCACGGATACACTGTGGTCTCTGATGCTGCCAACGGCGATCAGTGCGTTCAACCTGATTGTGCTCAAAAACTTCTTCCAGGCCATCCCGGACGAACTGGAAGATGCCGCTAAAATCGACGGGTGCAACGATGTCAGCGTATTGTTCCGCATTGTGCTTCCGCTGTCGATGCCAGCGATGGCCACCTTCTCGCTTTTTTATGCGGTAGCACATTGGAACAGCTTCTTCAGCGCCGTCATCTACATCAACGATAGTGAAAAGTGGCCAGTCCAAGTCTGGCTGCGTGAGATTGTTATTCTTGCACAGAGCCGGATCGGGGATACCAGCATTGAGGAAACCGAAATCCAGCCGCTTACCATCCGCATGGCCGTTATCGTGTTCTCTACCATTCCGATTATGCTTGTCTACCCATTCCTGCAGAAGCATTTCGCCAAGGGAGTGATGCTTGGTTCGGTAAAAGGTTAACATGGGGCAGTCCACCGGCATGAAGTGCTTTCGAGAAAGCAAAGAGATGCTGCTTCCTGTGGTGAGGACTGAAGAGCTGCAGGAACGGAGAACGGACATATGTTTTAAATTCTGAAGCTGCAGTTGTATGTCAATGCGATTGTATATCAAAGGGAGGTTTTCATGAGATGAGAGCAGTAAAAAAGAAAGCCGTGGCTGTTTTGAGTACACTGGCTCTAGTGAGCGGGTTGCTGGCAGGATGCGGATCGGATGAAGGCCAGGCCGCCGAAGGCGGCATGCAGAACGTATCCATTGCTATTGCACAGGTAGGTGACGTGCCAAGCAAAGGCAATGAAGTTCAGAAAAAAATCGAAGAGTATACCAACACCAAGCTGGATATCCAGTGGATTCCGGCCTCGGCTTACAATGACAAAATCAATGTTATGATTGCCTCCAGCGACATGCCCAAAATCGTCAAGGTGCAGTATAACCCAACGGTGACCAGTGCAATGCGGAATGACGTGTTTTGGGAAGTAGGACCTCTGCTGAAGGATTACAAAAACCTTTCTGCCCAAAATGAACGTTTCTTCAACAACATCAAGGTTGAGGGTAAAATCTACGGCGTGCCTGTATTCTCTGATATTGCACGGGCAACGGTTATCTACCGTAAGGACTGGTTCGATAAGCTGAATCTGAAAGTACCAACAACACCGGATGAGTGGTACGAAACGATCAAAACGCTGTCCACTTCCGATCCAGAAGGCGACGGGCAGGCGAGTACTTTTGGACTGATGCTGTTTAAAAAGTATAACGAAGACCAGTATTCCTTCACGACACGGCTTGGTGTAAGTTTCGGTGCGCCGAATAAGTGGAAGGTTGAGGATGACGGCAGCTTCACCCCTGAATTCATGACACCGGAATATATGCAGGTGCTGGATCTGTTGAAGCGGCTGTATGAAGAGAAGCTGCTCAACCAGGATTTTGCCGTATTCGATTCAACGGAAGCGGAGAAAAAGTATGATTCCGGCGTAGTTGGTATGCGAGTGGGTGTGGCGCAGAACGGTAAAAGTCAGCAGGAACGTCTGTCCAAAAATAATCCGGATGGCGTAGTGGATATTGCGGGTCTGCTTGGACCAAACGGTGACCGGGTAGCTGGACAGACAGGTAATTCAGGCATCCTGGCATTCCCGAAAGCAGCAGTGAAATCAGAAGAAGAGCTGAAAAATCTGCTTTCGTTCATCGATAAACTGATGGACCCGGAGATGGCCACGCTGCTGATGCGTGGTGTGGAAGGCAAGCATTACGCTAAAGTTGGAGATAACGAGGTGGAAATGAGTGACTTTGATGCCTTCCAGCGTGAAGTGAAACCTTATCGTGACAACTTCCCTTATATTGAAGGCTACAATGTGCCTAAACTGAAAGATACCGAGCTTGGGGAGAAAGGCACAGCACTGGTGAAAGAACTGGCAGAACATGCTGTACCCAATCCTGCTTTGACGCTGTATTCCCCAACATATG harbors:
- a CDS encoding carbohydrate ABC transporter permease, with amino-acid sequence MQQDKTWGNRIFDFMNHGFLLLIGIVTVIPFIYILAVSFTSPHEVAKGGFILFPKEFSLAAYRYIFSTDTLIRSLGVSIYITVVGTLINLLVTSLMAYPLSRKYLRGRQPILLGVLFTMLFSGGMIPTYFVVKSLHLTDTLWSLMLPTAISAFNLIVLKNFFQAIPDELEDAAKIDGCNDVSVLFRIVLPLSMPAMATFSLFYAVAHWNSFFSAVIYINDSEKWPVQVWLREIVILAQSRIGDTSIEETEIQPLTIRMAVIVFSTIPIMLVYPFLQKHFAKGVMLGSVKG
- a CDS encoding extracellular solute-binding protein, with amino-acid sequence MRAVKKKAVAVLSTLALVSGLLAGCGSDEGQAAEGGMQNVSIAIAQVGDVPSKGNEVQKKIEEYTNTKLDIQWIPASAYNDKINVMIASSDMPKIVKVQYNPTVTSAMRNDVFWEVGPLLKDYKNLSAQNERFFNNIKVEGKIYGVPVFSDIARATVIYRKDWFDKLNLKVPTTPDEWYETIKTLSTSDPEGDGQASTFGLMLFKKYNEDQYSFTTRLGVSFGAPNKWKVEDDGSFTPEFMTPEYMQVLDLLKRLYEEKLLNQDFAVFDSTEAEKKYDSGVVGMRVGVAQNGKSQQERLSKNNPDGVVDIAGLLGPNGDRVAGQTGNSGILAFPKAAVKSEEELKNLLSFIDKLMDPEMATLLMRGVEGKHYAKVGDNEVEMSDFDAFQREVKPYRDNFPYIEGYNVPKLKDTELGEKGTALVKELAEHAVPNPALTLYSPTYGDRGADLDQMIADAQTKYIMGKIDQNGWEKEVENWAKAGGSKIREEYAEDYKKQAQ